The Streptomyces sp. NBC_00659 genomic interval TCCCGAGGCGGGGGGAGGCCTCTGCCGCGGACCCACTGGTCCCCCATCGCGTCGGCCGTCGGCGTCCGAAGGATCTCGGGCTCGTTCGGCGCCCGCTGCATGGGCCGCCCGCCATGAGGGAGGCCGGACGACTGGGCGAACCGGTCGATGCCGTCGAGGGCAGCGGCGCGGATCTGCTCGATCATCTCGGCGTTGGCCTCCGCCATGTCGCCTGGCACGTTCGCGGAGGTCTTGACGCTCTGGGCATCGAGCCACGCAGGCGCTCGGCTCGGCGTTCCGGCCTTCGGCCTGGCGCAGCAACTGGCGCAGGAAGCCGTTGCGTTGGTGAAAGACACCAACTCCCAGCGGGCATCGGAGAGATCACTGGGATACGGGCGCTGTCGCGTCATATTTCGGTCTGATCCTTTCTCAGAGCAGTGCGAAAAAACTCGCTGGACATCGCATGGGCCAAGCGGCGAGCGTTGACGGAATGCAGCAGGAGAAGATCTGGGACGCCGATGTCGCCCAACGCTATGACACGCCCGGCTCCGGCATGTTCGCGCCTGAGGTCTTGGGGCCGACCGTGGACCGACTCGCCCAACTCGCCGGGGGCGGAGCAGCGCTTGAGTTCGCCGTCGGGACCGGCCGGGTAGCCGTCCCGCTCGCCGGGCGAGGAGTCTCTGTCACCGGCATCGAGCTGTCGCTCCCGATGGTGGAGCAACTGCGAACCAAGGCAGATGAAGCAACGATCCCCGTGATCATCGGTGACATGGCGACCACCGTCGCCCCCGGGAAGTACACCCTCGTCTACCTCGTGTACAACACGATCTCCAACCTGCTCACCCAGGATGAGCAGGTCCAGTGCTTCCGTAACGCTGCCCGCCACCTTGCGCCTGGTGGTCGGTTCGTGATCGAGCTCTGGGTTCCCGAGTTGCGCAAGCTACCACCGGGCCAAACGGCCACCGTCTGGCAGTCCGAACCCGGCTACATCGGGTTGGACACCTACGACGTCCTGTGCCAGCACGTGGTGTCGCACCACTTCCGTTTCGATGAGTCTGAGCAGGCGCGGTTGTTCCGGAGCCCTCATCGCTATATCTGGCCGGCCGAACTCGACCTGATGGCTCAGCTGGCCGGATTCGAACTGGAGACCAGGCATGCGGACTGGGCCGGCGCCCCATTCACCGCCGAGTCGCGTTCTCACGTCTCCGTCTACCGAATCCCGCCAGCACAGTAGCTCCGCATGGCCGGGACGGATGCCCCGTCTCCGGCCTTGCCTCATGTGGGCGTCGCGGTGAGGGAGTGCCTGTCTCTACATGGTCCTCCTCTGGCGCCCTCGTACTTTGGTAGGCCGAAGGGTTCGCTGAGAGGCCGCCGGGGTTCCCGACGGTCTCCGCGTTTTCGTACGGTGGGCACATGGGCAAGGACAGGGTGCCCCGGCTGAGGCTGCTCGTGATCACGGACGACGACACGGGGCCGAGGCTGTGCCGGGGGTGTGGTGGTCCGCTGACGCCTTCGGTGAAGGCGTCGGCGGTGTTCTGTTCGTCGGTGTGCCGGTCACGGCATTGGCGGCGGATGCGGCGGGCGCGGGCGCGGACCGAGGCAGTCCAGGCCGGTGTGACGTCCAGCTGCCCGGAATGCGGCGCGTCGTGGACGGTTGAGGGTCGAACATCCTGCCTCGGCGACGTACTGCTCTCCTGCCTGCCGCAAACGGGCCCGGCGCAGACGGCGCGCGGCGGACAACGGGTCGTTGATGACGGGCTGGGCCTCGTCCTTGCGGGTGGTGGCTGTCGCGCACTGCCCGCCCGAGATGAACTCCCAGCGCCGACGACGGTACGGACATGGCCGCGTTCCCACGCGAGCGTCGCTACAGGCCGTACGGGCTACTGCACGTCGACGTAGTCACCTGCGGCCTTGACGGCCTGAGTGGTCGAGGTTCCCGCGAAGCTGTAGCGGAAGTAGCCGTCGACGGTGGCCGTCGCGGTCGTCTTCAGGTTGCCCCTCGAGTCCGACTTGACCGTCTTGAGGGTGGTGTAGGTGTCGCTGGTCTTCTTGCGGAACTGAAACTGCACCGGCTGGGCGGCGTAGCCCGTGTACGTGCCGGTGTCCCAGTTGGCGCGGGACAGCAGGCCGGTGGCCGTGACGGTCTTGCCCTTCTTGACGGGCTACGGGGATGCGTTGACCGTCAGCTTGGAGTAGCGCTGGAGCTTGGCGGTGCCCAGCCCGTCCCGGTAGACGGAGCCGACCTTGCTCCAGTCAGCGTCCAGGTCCTCGGGATTCACACCGTTCCAGGCGATGGCGACGCCGATGGCCGTCCAGGTGCCCGCGTCCTCGTTGCGCAGTTCGTCCTGCGGGTAGACGTCGATGGTGCCCTTGCAGGTGGCGGCGGTCGACGAGCTCGCGGTGCAGGAGGGGGCATCATCGCTGAACAGGACGTTCCCCGACTCGTCGTAGGGACCGCGGTAGATCTCGACCTCCAGTGGAAGTCGTCGGCGGTGATGTCCACGGACACGTCGTGCCTGACGCTGCAGGTGACCGGGACGGAGACCCGGTTGGTGGTGCCCACGACGATCGGCTTGCCGCTGTCGACCTTCACGTTCGAGAAGGACAGGTCGAGGTCGTAGGGCTGGTCGTCGGATCCTGGGGAGCCGGTGAACAGAGTCTTGCCCGAAGCGGCGTGGACGGCTTCGCGCACCTTGGCGATCTCCGCGCGGCGGTCGGCAAAACCGGCGGCGTGAGCGCCCGGAATGGTGCGGACGGAGAAGGCCGGGGCTCCGGAGACGGCGGCCACGGTGACGCGGATGCGCATGCGATTTCCCCAGTGGAGAAAGAGGGTCTGGCAGGTTGGTCGTTCCTCACGGTTCGCTGACACCAGAGGCCCAGGTGATCGTGGA includes:
- a CDS encoding class I SAM-dependent methyltransferase — encoded protein: MQQEKIWDADVAQRYDTPGSGMFAPEVLGPTVDRLAQLAGGGAALEFAVGTGRVAVPLAGRGVSVTGIELSLPMVEQLRTKADEATIPVIIGDMATTVAPGKYTLVYLVYNTISNLLTQDEQVQCFRNAARHLAPGGRFVIELWVPELRKLPPGQTATVWQSEPGYIGLDTYDVLCQHVVSHHFRFDESEQARLFRSPHRYIWPAELDLMAQLAGFELETRHADWAGAPFTAESRSHVSVYRIPPAQ